The Malus domestica chromosome 17, GDT2T_hap1 genome contains the following window.
CAGTGAGGTCTATGGACTCCTCTATATAAACCATATCATTGATCATTTTTATTCATTGCAaccattagttttaatttgttctTTGCTTTCTCAGTCTTTTAAGTTTGCCCTTCTCTTGATCTTCTTATTTGTTCAATTTGATCACTTTTCGACTCCCATTATGGCCACTGCTCAGGTATTCACTCAACTTCAGTTCTAGATTGGCttattttacattaatttatgaGAAGTAGTTTCCGCACATTTATTTTGTCTctcaatatatttttatttattttgtctctcaatatatttttatttatttttgttctcCATCAAAGAAGAATTAaggaattaaaataaaaagagttGTGCAAGAAATCATTCCCTTAATTTGGTGATGATAATTTCAAACTCTTTTGGAAATTTAACTAATTGACCCTTTAGTTGAGTATAAAATATTAAGTTAAGAGTTTTATATGTACGTATATATGATCATGCAGGTTGTATCAGCACAGACAGCCCTTCCTGTAGAGGACACAACTCATCACGAGGAATCAGTCAAGGCTCAAGAGATTGTTATCACTCCTACTACTGAAGAACCAGCAGCTGAAGTTGCGGATGAACCAAAGGAAGCTGTTGTGGCTTCTGAGGAAGAAGTACCTAAGGCTGAGGTCGAGGAAACCGTAGTTGAAGCTGAGGCAAAGGATGTGAAGGTAGAGGAGCCCAAGGAAGTTGCAGCAgtcgaaaaagaagaagaaccaactgtGGAGAAGACTACAACTGAAGAGGAAACTACTACACCTAATAAGGTAGCACCTGAGCCAGAGCCAGAACCAGTACTTGAGGAGGAGGCCAAGGACAAGGAGGATACTGCTGATGACTCTGCTGAGATTCCTCCGGTGGTACCAGTTACACCGGAGGCAGAATCAGCAGTTGAGGCCCCTAAAGAGGAGGTAGCAGTTAAGGAAGAAGAGAAGGCAACTGAGGTTGAGGAGAAAGTTGGCACTGAAGCTCCTGGGGTGAAGGCTGAGTGATTTGGGGTTTGCATGAATGTTAAGGGATCTATCAGATGTCTTTAATTTAGTggtttaagaaattaaataaggaGTAACTAAGAAAATGATCAGGTGTGTGTGGAACCTAGTTAATGCTAGCTTTCCATATACATATGGTAGACATGATGAATTGTATCGTGGTGCATGTACGTACGTTTGAACATTTGAATAATAAGTCGATCATTGTAGTACTATATATATAGCTACTACTTCCATGAAAATTGAGTCACGTTCATTTTTCAGTACTCGTTCAAGCTTTTCTTTCTAGTTGATAGTTTCTTTTTCCTTATTTACAACAAAGGTGCATCATGGAGAGTAGCACATGATGGTCGGAAGAAATAAACTCAATTGTTGAATATTTAGGGATTTAAGGTATACCCATGGATTCATTGGAAAGGTTAATATGAATGCCACCATTGATAATTTGTGTGAAATGCATTTTCATTTCTCAAGTAGCCATATTAACAATTGTTAGGCGACACGACTCTATAATTTAATCCACAATTAAGAGCTTATACTGAAGTAGTGATATGTATGCTACCAATGATAATTTGTAAATTGCAATTTGATGTCTCAAATAGTCACCTAATAGATGATATATATGTGGACAATTTCTATAATTTGATTCTTCAAGTTATTCAGGCTGATGTCAATATTTATCGGTAGCTACTAATTAAGTATAATTGTGTTAATAACTATGCTGCTTGAGAAGCTCTTTCTACCTAGGAATACCTTCGACTAGTACACCAATGATTCAATACCATTAGCTGTATAAAACCTCCCAAACACAAACCATATAAAAAGCTTGATGGGCCttgagaagaaaaatgatatgaaaagcGTGAAGAACTCTCTTAACTTTATCCTGTGCATGGAATTTTCACCCAACATTTGTCTTTTATGATCTTTGGACGGCAATTGAGTCAATTGACAAATGAGTTCCACCAAGGCTAACCTAGTGGACAGAAATGAACCAAAATTGCCGATTATTCCCTTTTATAATTATAAAGATAATGTTTAATAATTTTCAATTATAGTTTTTGTTCATCTGTAATGACTCAATTTTTTCATTTTGGCAAACCAAAT
Protein-coding sequences here:
- the LOC103404983 gene encoding major latex allergen Hev b 5-like; amino-acid sequence: MATAQVVSAQTALPVEDTTHHEESVKAQEIVITPTTEEPAAEVADEPKEAVVASEEEVPKAEVEETVVEAEAKDVKVEEPKEVAAVEKEEEPTVEKTTTEEETTTPNKVAPEPEPEPVLEEEAKDKEDTADDSAEIPPVVPVTPEAESAVEAPKEEVAVKEEEKATEVEEKVGTEAPGVKAE